One stretch of Prunus persica cultivar Lovell chromosome G1, Prunus_persica_NCBIv2, whole genome shotgun sequence DNA includes these proteins:
- the LOC18790654 gene encoding ATP-dependent RNA helicase DEAH13 isoform X3, with protein sequence MRSKLDFPMENCAQHMDLSLGGGDSNTLILPAKRRNKRKGTNQDCEKLNQRKATMISKSQQRKLKKLEEEKEKSLSISKSIEALEKYKLPEGAHSLLQSSKNIGKVESKKEKRRKAVLFSKAGFGVPLTDQPFKKIDSESESESEPELEKTQSRSDLCKNDQVQSKIVPAAIQKNTFISLDGRGPGVNGGTAADSPYKNAISNKHDTSLREDINILPTSSVNDDSQSMKMDKVKETPNVNFSRTSKLSNSPMPRSLIAPTIVHVSRPEEVENARKDLPIVMMEQEIMEAVNDHSTVIICGETGCGKTTQVPQFLFEAGFGSSFSCVRSGIIGVTQPRRVAVLATAKRVAYELGLHLGQEVGFQVRYDKRIGESCSIKFMTDGILLRELQNDFLLKRYSVIIIDEAHERSLNTDILIGMLSRVIRAREEKYAEQQREVLSGRTISTGQQIFPLKLVLMSATLRVEDFMSGRKLFRNPPPVVEVPTRQFPVTIYFSSRTKEEDYIGQACKKVLAIHKRLPRGGILVFVTGQKEVEYLCRKLRRVSKEQYKKTSEGDIRSDVTEVSERSSTEEIDMKEINEAFEVHGNSADHQTDRFSYNDEDQFDIDDDELDDSYDSETESELEIIGDYGNSLIRASPEIDGDVENVLGEEGGITQLKAAFEALDAKTSFNFNSDEKQPISVTPNACPNQSNPSMGKKSGVEENTSPGTLHVLPLYAMLHAKDQLRVFEEVREGERLVVVATNVAETSLTIPGIKYVVDTGREKVKSYNSSNGMETYEVQWISKASAAQRAGRAGRTGPGYCYRLYSSAAYSNIFPDFSPAEISKVPVDGVVLYMKSMNIDKVSNFPFPTPPEGAALDEAERCLKILQALDSNGRLTPLGKAMADFPMSPRHSRMLLTVIQIMSKEKSYSRANLVLAYAVAAAAALSLSNPFVRQFEDSHTKSQDLDEDGNSSGTVNIEVMDKQEKLRRKKLKETVKMFREKFSNPSSDALSVAYALQCYELSESPVEFCNVNALHPKTMEEMSKLRKQLLQLVFNQSGVSGGEKDFSWIFGSLKDVENVWRVSHDKNPLLLYEEELLGQAICAGWADRVAKRIRGSSGLSLGDKKVHAVWYQACMVKEIVFLHRWSSVSNSAPEFLVYSELIQTRHPYMHGVTSVKSEWLVEYARSICTFSAPPTDTKPYYEPLTDQVLHYVIPVFGPHLWELPSHSIPISNYAFRVAVFAYALLEGQVLPCLRSVRKYMAAPPASVLRPEAAGQRRVGSLLAKLNRKKIDSCAILREVWKENPKELHPEIMDWFQEGFHNNFKTLWSHMLSEVILEPQDRFPKASKRARRNDQPLYL encoded by the exons ATGAGGAGCAAACTGGACTTTCCCATGGAGAATTGTGCACAGCATATGGACTTGAG CTTGGGAGGTGGTGATAGCAACACCCTCATCTTGCCAGCAAAGAGAAGGAACAAAAGGAAGGGCACCAATCAG GACTGTGAAAAACTCAATCAAAGAAAAGCAACAATGATTAGCAAATCCCAGCAAAGGAAGCTGAAGAAGTTGGAG GAGGAGAAGGAAAAATCACTTTCCATATCCAAAAGCATTGAGGCCTTAGA GAAATATAAGCTTCCAGAGGGTGCACATTCTCTTTTGCAGTCATCAAAGAATATTGGCAAG gtTGAgtctaaaaaggaaaaacgtAGGAAGGCTGTACTATTCTCCAAAGCTGGCTTTGGTGTTCCCCTTACTGACCAACCGTTTAAGAAGATAGATAGtgaaagtgaaagtgaaagtGAACCTGAGTTAGAAAAAACTCAATCAAGGTCGGATCTTTGCAAGAATGATCAGGTGCAATCAAAGATAGTCCCAGCAGCAATCCAAAAGAACACATTTATTTCTTTGGATGGCAGAGGACCTGGCGTGAATGGTGGAACTGCTGCTGACTCACCATATAAAAATGCTATTAGCAATAAACATGACACGTCTTTGCGAGAAGACATAAACATTTTGCCCACTTCAAGTGTGAATGATGATAGTCAAAGCATGAAGATG GACAAAGTAAAAGAAACACCAAATGTAAATTTCAGCAGGACGAGTAAATTATCAAATTCTCCTATGCCGAGGTCTCTAATCGCCCCAACTATAGTGCATGTATCAAGGCCTGAGGAAGTTGAAAATGCAAGGAAGGATCTTCCAATAGTAATGATGGAGCAGGAGATAATGGAGGCTGTTAATGACCATTCCACTGTTATTATATGTGGAGAGACTGGGTGTGGTAAAACCACCCAAGTTCCACAG TTTCTTTTTGAAGCCGGCTTTGGTTCAAGCTTCTCTTGTGTCCGAAGTGGTATAATTGGTGTTACTCAACCTCGTCGTGTTGCAGTCCTTGCGACTGCTAAGCGAGTGGCATATGAGCTTGGTCTACATTTAGGTCAAGAGGTCGGGTTTCAAGTTAGGTATGACAAAAGGATCGGTGAAAGTTGCTCCATCAAGTTCATGACAGATGGAATATTACTAcgggaacttcag AATGACTTTTTGCTGAAGCGATACTCTGTCATAATTATTGACGAGGCTCATGAGCGGAGCTTGAACACTGACATTCTTATCGGAATGCTTTCACGTGTAATTCGTGCTCGCGAG GAAAAATATGCAGAGCAGCAACGGGAGGTGCTTTCAGGAAGAACTATAAGTACTGGGCAACAGATTTTTCCATTGAAGCTTGTTCTGATGAGTGCCACCTTGCGAGTGGAAGACTTCATGTCTGGTAGAAAGCTGTTTCGCAATCCTCCGCCAGTTGTAGAAGTTCCCACCAGACAATTTCCTGTAACCATTTACTTTTCAAGCAGAACCAAGGAAGAGGATTATATTGGGCAAGCATGTAAAAAAGTCTTGGCAATTCACAAGAGGCTGCCACGCGGGGGCATACTTGTCTTCGTCACTGGGCAGAAGGAAGTAGAGTATTTGTGTCGAAAGCTACGTAGAGTTTCAAAGGAACAGTATAAAAAAACATCTGAAGGGGATATTAGGAGTGATGTCACTGAAGTTTCTGAAAGAAGTTCTACTGAGGAAATAGACATGAAGGAGATCAATGAAGCATTTGAGGTTCATGGAAATTCAGCTGACCATCAAACTGACAGATTTAGCTATAATGATGAAGATCAGTTTGATATAGATGACGATGAGTTGGATGATTCATATGATTCAGAAACAGAGAGTGAACTGGAAATTATTGGTGACTATGGCAACTCATTGATCCGAGCTAGCCCGGAAATTGATGGTGATGTTGAAAATGTTTTAGGAGAGGAAGGGGGCATTACTCAACTGAAGGCTGCTTTTGAAGCTTTAGACGCAAAAACTTCATTTAACTTCAACTCTGATGAGAAACAACCTATTTCAGTTACTCCAAACGCTTGCCCCAATCAATCCAATCCTAGCATGGGAAAAAAGAGTGGAGTTGAAGAGAATACTTCTCCAGGTACATTGCATGTTCTCCCTCTTTATGCCATGCTCCATGCGAAAGATCAGCTTCGTGTATTTGAAGAAGTCAGGGAAGGAGAACGGCTCGTTGTTGTGGCCACCAATGTGGCTGAAACATCTTTAACTATACCTGGGATAAAGTACGTTGTCGATACtggaagagagaaagtgaAGAGCTACAATTCCTCAAATGGCATGGAAACATATGAAGTACAGTGGATAAGTAAGGCATCAGCTGCTCAACGTGCAGGAAGAGCTGGAAGAACTGGGCCTGGATACTGTTATCGTCTGTATTCTTCTGCAGCATATAGTAACATATTTCCTGACTTTTCTCCAGCTGAAATATCTAAAGTCCCTGTTGATGGTGTTGTACTTTACATGAAATCCATGAATATTGATAAG gtatccaattttccatttccAACTCCTCCAGAGGGTGCTGCCTTGGATGAAGCTGAGCGTTGCTTAAAGATCCTTCAAGCACTTGACAGCAATGGAAGACTGACACCTTTAGGGAAGGCCATGGCTGATTTCCCCATGAGTCCTCGCCACTCTAGGATGCTCCTTACAGTTATTCAAATAATGAGTAAGGAGAAGAGTTACTCTAGGGCTAATTTAGTGCTAGCATACGCAGTTGCAGCAGCAGCTGCTTTGAGTTTGTCAAATCCTTTTGTCAGGCAGTTTGAAGATAGTCACACAAAAAGCCAAGACTTAGATGAGGACGGAAATTCCAGTGGCACTGTGAACATTGAAGTTATGGACAAGCAAGAGAAGTTGAGAAGGAAGAAACTAAAAGAAACTGTAAAAATGTTTCGTGAAAAATTTTCTAATCCCAGCAGTGATGCTCTGTCTGTAGCTTATGCTTTGCAGTGCTATGAACTTTCAGAGAGCCCAGTGGAATTCTGTAATGTCAATGCCCTACACCCAAAAACAATGGAGGAAATGTCCAAGCTGAGAAAGCAACTACTCCAACTTGTCTTTAACCAAAGTGGTGTTTCTGGTGGGGAGAAGGATTTTTCATGGATTTTTGGAAGTTTGAAAGATGTAGAAAATGTTTGGAGGGTTTCCCATGATAAGAACCCTCTATTATTGTATGAGGAAGAGCTCCTAGGCCAAGCTATCTGCGCTGGTTGGGCAGATAGGGTTGCCAAACGCATTAGAGGAAGTTCCGGGTTATCTTTAGGAGATAAAAAAGTTCATGCAGTTTGGTATCAAGCCTGCATGGTTAAAGAGATTGTGTTCCTCCACCGTTGGTCATCCGTTTCTAATTCAGCCCCTGAGTTTTTGGTATACAGTGAGTTGATACAGACAAGACATCCGTACATGCACGGTGTTACTAGTGTGAAATCAGAATGGCTTGTTGAGTATGCTCGGTCTATATGCACGTTCTCTGCACCGCCAACAGATACCAAACCTTACTACGAGCCTCTAACTGACCAAGTATTACATTATGTCATTCCAGTCTTTGGTCCTCATTTATGGGAGCTTCCATCACATAGTATTCCAATTAGTAATTACGCATTTCGAGTGGCAGTTTTTGCTTATGCTTTGCTTGAAGGCCAGGTTTTGCCATGTTTAAGATCTGTTCGTAAGTATATGGCAGCCCCTCCTGCTAGTGTTTTAAGGCCAGAGGCAGCAGGTCAAAGACGGGTTGGGAGTCTTTTGGCTAAGCTGAATAGAAAAAAGATAGACAGCTGTGCTATTTTAAGAGAGGTCTGGAAGGAGAATCCCAAGGAATTGCATCCAGAAATCATGGACTGGTTTCAGGAGGGTTTCCacaataatttcaaaactCTTTGGTCACATATGCTTAGTGAAGTAATTTTAGAGCCCCAAGATCGATTCCCAAAGGCATCAAAGAGAg CCAGAAGGAATGATCAGCCACTGTATCTGTAG